A portion of the Bubalus kerabau isolate K-KA32 ecotype Philippines breed swamp buffalo chromosome 1, PCC_UOA_SB_1v2, whole genome shotgun sequence genome contains these proteins:
- the TUBA8 gene encoding tubulin alpha-8 chain yields the protein MRECISVHVGQAGVQIGNACWELFCLEHGIQADGTFGAQASKVHDDDSFTTFFSETGNGKHVPRAVMVDLEPTVVDEVRAGTYRHLFHPEQLITGKEDAANNYARGHYTVGKESIDLVLDRIRKLTDACSGLQGFLIFHSFGGGTGSGFTSLLMERLSLDYGKKSKLEFAIYPAPQVSTAVVEPYNSILTTHTTLEHSDCAFMVDNEAIYDICRRNLDIERPTYTNLNRLISQIVSSITASLRFDGALNVDLTEFQTNLVPYPRIHFPLVTYAPIISAEKAYHEQLSVAEITSSCFEPNSQMVKCDPRHGKYMACCMLYRGDVVPKDVNVAIAAIKTKRTIQFVDWCPTGFKVGINYQPPTVVPGGDLAKVQRAVCMLSNTTAIAEAWARLDHKFDLMYAKRAFVHWYVGEGMEEGEFSEAREDLAALEKDYEEVGTDSFEEENEGEEF from the exons ATG CGGGAATGCATATCCGTCCACGTGGGCCAGGCTGGGGTCCAGATCGGCAATGCCTGCTGGGAGCTCTTCTGCCTGGAGCATGGCATCCAGGCCGATGGCACCTTTGGTGCGCAGGCCAGCAAGGTCCATGACGATGACTCCTTCACCACGTTCTTCAGCGAGACCGGCAATGGGAAGCACGTGCCCCGGGCCGTCATGGTCGACCTGGAGCCCACAGTGGTCG ATGAGGTTCGGGCCGGAACCTACCGCCACCTCTTCCATCCGGAGCAGCTGATCACAGGAAAAGAGGACGCAGCTAACAACTATGCCCGGGGCCACTACACGGTGGGCAAGGAGAGCATCGACCTGGTGCTGGACCGCATCCGCAAGCTG ACAGATGCCTGCTCGGGTCTGCAGGGCTTCCTCATTTTCCACAGCTTCGGGGGCGGCACCGGCTCGGGCTTCACGTCTCTGCTCATGGAGCGGCTTTCCCTGGACTACGGCAAGAAGTCCAAGCTGGAGTTTGCCATCTACCCGGCCCCCCAGGTCTCCACGGCCGTGGTGGAACCTTACAACTCCATCCTGACCACACACACCACCCTGGAGCACTCGGACTGCGCCTTCATGGTGGACAATGAGGCCATCTACGACATCTGCCGGCGCAACCTGGACATCGAGCGGCCCACGTACACCAACCTCAACCGGCTCATCAGCCAGATCGTGTCCTCCATCACGGCCTCCCTGCGCTTCGACGGCGCCCTCAACGTGGACCTGACTGAGTTCCAGACCAACCTGGTGCCCTACCCCCGCATCCACTTCCCGCTGGTCACCTACGCGCCCATCATCTCAGCCGAGAAGGCCTACCATGAGCAGCTGTCCGTGGCCGAGATCACCAGCTCCTGCTTTGAGCCCAACAGCCAGATGGTGAAGTGCGACCCTCGCCACGGCAAGTACATGGCCTGCTGCATGCTCTACCGGGGGGACGTGGTGCCCAAGGACGTGAACGTCGCCATTGCCGCCATCAAGACCAAGAGGACTATCCAGTTTGTGGACTGGTGTCCCACGGGCTTCAAG GTGGGCATCAACTACCAGCCCCCCACGGTGGTCCCTGGGGGAGACCTGGCCAAGGTGCAGCGGGCCGTGTGCATGCTGAGCAACACCACGGCCATCGCCGAGGCCTGGGCCCGCCTGGACCACAAGTTCGACCTCATGTACGCCAAGCGCGCCTTTGTGCACTGGTACGTCGGCGAGGGGATGGAAGAAGGCGAGTTTTCCGAGGCCCGGGAGGACCtggctgccctggagaaggattATGAGGAAGTGGGGACTGATTCATTTGAAGAAGAGAATGAAGGGGAGGAATTTTAA